The following proteins are co-located in the Chlorogloeopsis sp. ULAP01 genome:
- a CDS encoding serine/threonine-protein kinase — protein sequence MKISSFNPTNNLGLLAKRYQLKKIIGRGGMGEVYLAEDILLGGISVAIKFLSQTFSEGKMQQDFAREARICAALSQQSLHIVKVTDYGVSENGKPFYVMEYLCGKILKDLIPTPLPMFIAICRQICLGLQCAHQGINIDGKTYPLVHRDIKPVNILVVPDPILGQLVKILDFGIAKFLTTQTTIGTSKSFHGTLPYCSPEQLDGNELDSRSDIYSLGVMMFEMLTGQKPWQPETDFFGAWYKAHHFQPPLTIADVNPNLKLPEKLNDLIVACLAKSASDRPQNLGEVLKILESLAEKFPSPSPPQSSAITPQVGIPASPAFSSSSVGHSELLPIKQACKKLIWPKDKPIQEIVFPQLVDTEQGLVTGLLLMMSVQNISKYTSCMRCNQFIFAASPHPMLLWVTLLYSREFGSKWLPCYLDMTNPHNHRLVSSLAKNERYPLIFFTLEAPNFCANVLSSYIALDQRQMLKRWVEQSQSLPASSYLQLSKNLLKHQYLQLQSRMLQYVAASDSAPQSMY from the coding sequence ATGAAGATTAGTTCGTTTAACCCTACAAATAATCTAGGGTTGCTTGCCAAACGTTATCAATTAAAAAAAATAATTGGTAGAGGAGGCATGGGAGAAGTTTATCTAGCAGAGGATATTTTGCTAGGAGGAATATCAGTCGCGATTAAATTCTTATCTCAGACTTTTTCAGAAGGTAAGATGCAACAGGACTTTGCTCGCGAAGCTCGCATTTGTGCAGCATTAAGTCAACAGAGCTTACATATAGTTAAAGTAACAGATTATGGTGTAAGTGAAAATGGTAAACCTTTCTATGTAATGGAATATTTATGCGGCAAGATTCTAAAAGATTTGATTCCTACGCCTTTACCGATGTTTATTGCTATTTGCCGTCAGATTTGTTTAGGTTTGCAGTGCGCTCATCAAGGTATTAATATAGACGGAAAAACTTATCCGCTTGTACATAGAGATATTAAGCCAGTTAACATTTTAGTTGTACCCGATCCGATATTGGGTCAGTTAGTTAAAATTCTAGATTTCGGAATTGCTAAATTTTTAACTACACAAACCACAATAGGCACTAGTAAGAGCTTTCATGGCACTTTACCCTACTGTTCTCCAGAACAATTGGACGGCAATGAATTAGATAGTCGTTCTGATATTTATAGCCTGGGGGTAATGATGTTTGAGATGCTCACGGGGCAAAAACCTTGGCAACCAGAAACAGACTTTTTTGGCGCTTGGTATAAGGCTCATCACTTCCAACCACCACTGACGATCGCTGATGTTAATCCCAATCTCAAACTGCCTGAGAAACTCAATGATTTAATCGTGGCTTGTTTGGCAAAATCAGCAAGCGATCGCCCCCAAAATTTGGGTGAAGTTCTCAAAATATTGGAAAGCCTGGCAGAGAAATTTCCTTCTCCATCTCCACCACAATCGTCTGCCATTACTCCTCAAGTTGGGATACCTGCCTCCCCAGCTTTTTCATCCTCCTCAGTTGGGCATTCTGAGTTGCTACCGATAAAACAAGCGTGTAAAAAGCTGATATGGCCTAAAGATAAACCTATTCAGGAAATAGTTTTTCCTCAGCTAGTTGATACCGAACAAGGTTTGGTGACAGGGCTACTGCTGATGATGTCTGTGCAAAATATCAGCAAGTACACCTCTTGTATGCGTTGCAACCAGTTTATTTTTGCCGCATCTCCCCACCCAATGCTGCTGTGGGTAACTTTACTTTACAGTCGAGAATTTGGCTCTAAGTGGCTACCTTGTTACTTAGATATGACAAATCCTCACAATCATAGGCTAGTGAGTTCTTTGGCTAAAAATGAACGCTATCCTTTGATTTTCTTTACTCTAGAAGCACCAAATTTTTGTGCTAACGTTTTGAGCAGTTATATAGCTTTAGATCAGCGGCAAATGCTGAAAAGATGGGTAGAACAGAGTCAAAGTCTACCAGCTTCGTCTTATCTCCAGTTGAGCAAAAATTTGTTAAAGCACCAATATCTACAATTACAATCTCGGATGCTACAGTATGTTGCAGCATCAGACTCTGCTCCTCAAAGTATGTATTAG
- a CDS encoding serine/threonine-protein kinase translates to MSQNDINEKNLQKIELDVYIGNFLNNRYLIKDVIGKGGMGKVYLAEDSAKGNIPVAVKLLSMNLVNQQMSQRFAREIFIGAQLGRKSTHIVRVLSYGVTEDKVPFYVMEYLQGKNLKSILKIEPLDLPTFLSVCHQICLGLQCAHQGVSLKGEIYPIVHRDIKPENIFLSEDTKENKIVKILDFGIAKFLSERSGMTITESFIGSLPYCSPEHMEGRKLLDVRSDIYSLGVLMFEMLTGKHPFQIKSHSFGDWYQAHRFETPPAFEEVAPQVKVPQELKNLVIGCLAKEVSNRPQNVNQILVTLEYIQRQQDRDFAVSSNIYLNKELVQLVPVTSWSEKLCLQKKWPKNKPIASICFPHLLHTQQGSIPTFWAMLPQKEIARFLNKNNCVEFVFKKNLYPVVLWITVLSDAQVQLTRWLSYFLDLKDNQGYNLVHSLAALGYYHLLFFTLEEPNHCNNVITLSLNAVQRQQLLDYLEIRYKPDSVISFSESKAILKTEYENMKSEIMQSLAEQNKQGELVGKTWFNKWVDIFLNLFSHYSNKNS, encoded by the coding sequence ATGTCCCAAAATGATATTAACGAGAAGAATTTACAAAAAATAGAGTTAGACGTTTATATTGGAAATTTTCTCAATAATCGCTATTTAATTAAAGATGTAATTGGTAAAGGAGGTATGGGTAAAGTTTACCTAGCAGAAGATTCAGCTAAAGGTAATATACCAGTTGCTGTTAAACTTTTGTCTATGAATTTAGTAAATCAGCAAATGTCTCAAAGATTTGCTAGAGAAATATTTATTGGTGCTCAATTAGGCCGCAAAAGTACACATATTGTCCGAGTATTAAGTTATGGTGTAACTGAAGATAAAGTTCCTTTTTATGTAATGGAGTATTTGCAAGGAAAAAATCTTAAGAGTATTCTTAAGATTGAACCATTAGATTTACCAACTTTTTTAAGTGTTTGTCATCAAATTTGTTTAGGTTTACAATGCGCTCATCAAGGTGTCAGTCTCAAAGGAGAAATTTATCCAATTGTTCACCGAGATATTAAGCCAGAAAACATCTTTTTAAGTGAAGATACTAAAGAAAATAAGATTGTCAAGATTCTAGATTTCGGGATTGCCAAGTTTTTAAGTGAACGTTCTGGAATGACTATAACAGAGTCTTTTATAGGTAGTTTACCTTACTGTTCTCCGGAACATATGGAAGGACGCAAACTATTGGATGTGCGCTCTGATATTTACAGTTTAGGTGTACTAATGTTTGAAATGCTAACAGGCAAACATCCGTTCCAAATAAAAAGTCATTCTTTCGGTGATTGGTATCAAGCTCATCGTTTTGAAACACCACCTGCTTTTGAGGAAGTTGCTCCTCAGGTAAAAGTACCGCAGGAATTAAAAAATTTAGTCATTGGTTGTTTAGCTAAAGAAGTAAGCAATCGACCTCAGAATGTCAATCAAATATTAGTAACTTTAGAATATATTCAGCGCCAACAAGATAGAGACTTTGCTGTTAGTAGTAATATTTATCTGAATAAGGAGTTAGTACAATTAGTACCTGTAACTTCATGGTCAGAAAAACTTTGTTTACAAAAAAAATGGCCAAAAAATAAGCCAATAGCTTCTATTTGTTTTCCACATTTACTCCACACACAACAAGGTTCTATTCCGACTTTTTGGGCGATGTTACCTCAAAAAGAAATAGCTAGATTTTTAAATAAAAATAATTGTGTAGAATTTGTCTTTAAAAAAAATCTCTATCCAGTTGTATTATGGATTACTGTCTTATCTGATGCTCAAGTTCAATTGACAAGATGGTTATCTTATTTTTTAGATTTAAAAGATAATCAAGGATATAATCTAGTACATTCTTTAGCAGCGCTTGGCTACTATCATCTGCTATTTTTTACATTAGAAGAACCAAATCATTGTAATAACGTAATTACTTTATCTCTAAATGCCGTCCAGCGTCAGCAATTATTAGATTATTTGGAGATAAGGTATAAACCAGATTCTGTAATTTCATTCAGTGAAAGTAAAGCTATATTGAAAACAGAGTATGAAAATATGAAATCAGAAATTATGCAAAGTTTAGCAGAACAAAACAAACAAGGAGAGCTAGTTGGTAAAACATGGTTTAATAAATGGGTAGATATTTTTTTAAATTTATTTTCGCATTATTCCAATAAAAATAGTTAA
- a CDS encoding 4-hydroxybenzoate solanesyltransferase: MLTTPESKQEPTWLVIARLLRWHKPEGRLILMIPALWAVFLAAAGKPPLPLVGVIVLGTLATSAAGCVVNDLWDRDIDPEVERTRDRPLASRALSVKVGIVVAFIALGCAAVLAFYLNSLSFWLSVAAVPVILLYPGAKRVFPVPQLVLSIAWGFAVLISWSAVTQNLSLPTWLLWSATVLWTLGFDTVYAMSDRDDDRRIGVNSSALFFGDYTPVAIGIFFSGTVFFLAWLGITIHLHLAFWISIAIATAGWIWQFIRLAKKDLPNSIYGEIFRQNVWIGFIVLAGMIIGSLQI, from the coding sequence ATGCTAACTACACCAGAATCCAAACAGGAACCAACATGGCTTGTGATCGCCCGGCTTTTACGATGGCATAAGCCAGAAGGACGATTAATATTAATGATTCCTGCCCTTTGGGCTGTGTTTTTGGCAGCCGCAGGGAAACCACCTTTACCACTGGTTGGCGTGATTGTTCTAGGAACTCTCGCCACAAGTGCTGCTGGTTGTGTAGTCAATGATTTATGGGATAGAGATATAGATCCAGAAGTGGAAAGAACACGCGATCGCCCCCTTGCCTCCCGTGCGCTGTCGGTGAAAGTTGGTATCGTTGTTGCGTTTATAGCGCTCGGATGTGCTGCGGTTCTTGCTTTCTATCTTAACTCACTCTCATTTTGGTTGTCTGTGGCAGCAGTTCCAGTAATTTTGCTTTATCCAGGTGCAAAGCGCGTATTTCCTGTACCGCAGTTGGTGCTTTCCATCGCCTGGGGTTTTGCGGTGTTAATTAGCTGGAGTGCAGTGACGCAGAACCTTTCCTTACCGACTTGGCTACTTTGGAGCGCGACAGTACTGTGGACGCTAGGATTTGATACCGTCTATGCTATGAGCGATCGCGATGACGATAGGCGCATTGGTGTTAATTCCAGTGCCTTATTTTTTGGTGATTATACTCCTGTGGCAATTGGCATTTTCTTTAGTGGTACCGTCTTTTTTCTTGCCTGGCTAGGAATCACCATACACCTTCATCTAGCCTTCTGGATTAGTATTGCCATTGCAACTGCTGGTTGGATTTGGCAGTTTATTCGTTTAGCTAAAAAAGACTTACCTAACTCTATTTATGGTGAAATTTTTCGGCAAAATGTTTGGATTGGCTTTATCGTCTTGGCTGGAATGATTATCGGCAGTTTGCAAATCTAA